A window of Gammaproteobacteria bacterium contains these coding sequences:
- a CDS encoding DUF1244 domain-containing protein — protein MDAGDRTEIEAAVYRRLIEHLRAHPEVQNIDLMNLADFCRNCLSKWYRAAAEEKGIEIDYDHARELVYGMPYAEYKQKYQREASPAQQAAFDARQRDEA, from the coding sequence ATCGACGCTGGCGACCGCACTGAGATCGAGGCGGCGGTTTACCGCCGGCTGATCGAGCACCTGCGTGCGCATCCGGAAGTGCAGAACATCGACCTGATGAATCTCGCGGATTTCTGCCGTAATTGTCTCTCCAAGTGGTATCGCGCGGCCGCGGAGGAGAAAGGCATTGAGATCGATTACGACCACGCGCGCGAACTCGTGTACGGCATGCCGTATGCCGAATACAAGCAGAAATATCAGCGCGAAGCCTCGCCGGCGCAGCAGGCCGCGTTCGACGCGCGGCAGCGCGATGAGGCGTAG
- a CDS encoding M48 family metallopeptidase, translating to MLRGCLITFIAAWLTACATSPLGHRQLQLFPDDQMSEMGASAFQQMKQETPSESDPEVNQYVECVADAVTSALDSDQVWEVQVFEDKAVNAFALPGGKIGVYTGLLDVAENQDQLATVIGHEVAHVLAEHGNARMSAAVVTQAGLTAAQIYAASSGGEQQQLLGLLGLGAQVGILLPYGRSQESEADLLGLDLMASAGFDPRQSVPLWQNMAASGGEQPPEFLSTHPSHETRIENLTGRMPDALKLYNQAQASGETPACG from the coding sequence ATGCTACGCGGTTGCCTGATTACGTTTATAGCGGCCTGGCTCACGGCCTGCGCCACGTCCCCCCTGGGCCATAGACAGCTGCAACTGTTTCCGGACGATCAGATGAGCGAGATGGGCGCCAGCGCCTTCCAGCAGATGAAGCAGGAAACGCCGTCGGAAAGCGATCCGGAAGTCAATCAATACGTAGAGTGCGTCGCCGATGCGGTCACGAGCGCGCTGGACTCGGATCAGGTCTGGGAAGTACAGGTATTTGAGGACAAGGCAGTCAATGCCTTCGCGCTGCCCGGCGGCAAGATCGGCGTCTACACCGGCCTGCTGGATGTCGCGGAAAACCAGGATCAGCTCGCCACCGTAATCGGCCACGAAGTTGCGCATGTGCTGGCGGAGCACGGCAATGCGCGCATGTCGGCGGCTGTGGTCACGCAGGCGGGCTTAACGGCCGCGCAGATCTACGCGGCCAGCTCGGGCGGAGAACAGCAGCAGTTACTCGGGCTGCTGGGCCTGGGCGCGCAGGTCGGCATTCTGCTCCCCTATGGCCGCTCGCAGGAGAGCGAAGCCGATCTGCTGGGGCTGGATCTTATGGCGAGCGCGGGCTTCGATCCGCGTCAGAGCGTACCGCTGTGGCAGAACATGGCCGCCAGTGGCGGCGAGCAACCGCCGGAATTCTTGTCCACGCACCCCTCACACGAGACGCGCATCGAAAATCTCACCGGTCGCATGCCGGATGCGCTGAAGCTCTATAACCAGGCGCAGGCGAGCGGCGAAACACCGGCATGCGGATGA
- the moaB gene encoding molybdenum cofactor biosynthesis protein B, translating into MADARTFVALNIAVLTISDSRVEDTDKSGKLLAARLKDIGHRLYEKAIVPDDRYRIREALSRWIAEEDLQVILTTGGTGITGRDGTPEAVRPLLDKEIDGFGEMFRVLSFETIGTSTLQSRAVAGVANGTYIFCLPGSSGACADAWDRLIVHQLDYRTRPCNLVELMPRLREC; encoded by the coding sequence ATGGCGGATGCGCGGACTTTCGTTGCCCTGAATATCGCGGTGCTGACCATCTCGGACAGTCGCGTTGAGGATACGGACAAGTCCGGCAAGCTGCTGGCCGCGCGTCTCAAGGATATCGGCCACCGTCTATATGAAAAGGCGATTGTGCCGGATGACAGGTACCGCATCCGCGAGGCGTTGTCCCGCTGGATCGCAGAAGAAGACCTGCAGGTGATCCTCACTACCGGCGGCACCGGTATCACCGGGCGCGACGGCACACCTGAAGCGGTACGACCCTTGCTAGACAAGGAAATCGACGGCTTCGGCGAGATGTTCCGGGTGCTGTCGTTCGAAACCATCGGCACGTCCACGCTGCAGTCGCGTGCCGTAGCGGGAGTAGCGAACGGCACCTATATCTTCTGTCTGCCCGGATCGTCGGGCGCGTGCGCGGATGCCTGGGATCGATTGATCGTGCACCAGCTCGATTACCGGACCCGGCCCTGCAACCTGGTCGAGTTGATGCCGCGGCTGCGCGAGTGCTGA
- a CDS encoding molybdopterin molybdotransferase MoeA encodes MSQNRIETTVSCQDDYDPDSLPVDEAARRVRAQLRPVDGFEQVALRDALGRVLAEDVYSKLDVPGHTNSAMDGFAIRGADIPADGARTLTIIGTAWAGRPFHGECGKGNCVRIMTGAPIPAGADSVVIVERAEVQGESIRIGADNQRGQNVRAAGEDIARDERVLAVGQRLLPAHLGLLASLGVGEVKVRRRLRVAFFSTGDELKSIGEPLTMGDVYDSNRYTLHGMLTRLGADIIDLGVVRDEPLALEEAFAQAARLADVVITSGGVSMGEADFVKCTLDKLGQIGFWKIAMKPGRPLAFGRIGDNDAGAWFFGLPGNPVSVMVTFYIFVQPALQALMGAPPLPPLTLKMRCGSKLKKRRGRVEYQRGMVERDQHGQLTVRKTGAQGSGVLTSMASANCFIFLPMENGNVEPGSEVEVLPFSSFV; translated from the coding sequence ATGAGCCAGAACCGCATCGAGACAACCGTAAGCTGTCAGGACGATTACGATCCCGATTCCCTGCCCGTCGATGAGGCCGCCAGGCGCGTGCGCGCGCAGCTACGTCCGGTGGACGGTTTCGAGCAGGTCGCCTTGCGCGACGCGCTGGGCCGCGTGCTGGCCGAAGACGTGTACTCGAAACTCGACGTGCCCGGTCACACCAACTCGGCCATGGACGGTTTCGCCATTCGCGGCGCGGACATTCCGGCAGACGGCGCGCGCACCCTGACGATCATCGGCACGGCCTGGGCCGGCCGACCGTTCCACGGCGAATGTGGTAAAGGCAACTGCGTACGCATCATGACCGGCGCGCCCATACCGGCCGGCGCAGACAGCGTCGTGATCGTCGAGCGCGCGGAAGTTCAGGGCGAATCGATCCGCATCGGCGCCGACAACCAACGCGGCCAGAACGTACGCGCGGCGGGCGAGGATATTGCGCGCGACGAGCGTGTCCTCGCCGTGGGCCAGCGACTGTTGCCGGCGCATCTGGGCCTGCTCGCGTCGCTGGGCGTCGGCGAAGTCAAGGTCCGGCGGCGCCTGCGGGTCGCGTTTTTCTCCACCGGCGACGAACTCAAATCGATCGGCGAGCCGCTGACGATGGGCGACGTTTACGACAGCAACCGCTACACCTTGCACGGCATGCTTACGCGTTTAGGCGCGGACATCATCGATTTGGGTGTCGTTCGCGACGAACCGCTAGCACTGGAAGAAGCCTTCGCCCAGGCCGCGCGGCTCGCCGATGTCGTCATTACTTCCGGCGGCGTATCCATGGGCGAAGCTGATTTCGTCAAATGCACGCTGGACAAGCTGGGCCAGATCGGTTTCTGGAAGATCGCCATGAAACCGGGACGACCGCTCGCCTTCGGGCGCATTGGCGATAATGATGCCGGCGCCTGGTTTTTCGGGCTGCCCGGCAACCCGGTGTCGGTAATGGTGACGTTTTACATATTCGTGCAGCCTGCCCTACAGGCACTCATGGGCGCACCGCCGTTACCGCCGCTGACGCTCAAAATGCGCTGCGGTTCGAAACTCAAAAAGCGTCGGGGGCGGGTCGAATATCAGCGCGGCATGGTGGAACGCGACCAACACGGGCAGCTAACCGTGCGCAAAACCGGCGCACAGGGCTCCGGGGTTTTAACGTCGATGGCATCAGCCAACTGCTTTATCTTTTTGCCGATGGAGAATGGCAACGTCGAACCGGGCAGTGAGGTCGAGGTGCTGCCGTTTTCGAGTTTCGTGTAA
- a CDS encoding molybdenum cofactor biosynthesis protein MoaE has translation MRIEIRQDPLDPWAAVALHQASMELAGQFGATAVFVGSMRDFNEGARVIAMTLEHYTAMAEKHLALIAEQAMARWDILDVLIIHRVGDVYPNDPIVLVATWSAHRAAAYDANRFIMEDLKSKAPFWKKETLRDGSRWVEKNTPG, from the coding sequence ATGCGTATAGAAATTCGTCAAGACCCGCTCGATCCGTGGGCTGCTGTAGCGCTTCATCAGGCCTCGATGGAACTGGCGGGGCAGTTCGGCGCCACCGCCGTGTTCGTCGGCAGCATGCGGGATTTCAACGAGGGCGCGCGCGTGATCGCGATGACTCTGGAGCATTACACGGCCATGGCCGAAAAGCACCTGGCGCTCATCGCCGAACAGGCGATGGCGCGCTGGGACATTCTCGATGTGCTCATTATTCATCGGGTCGGTGACGTGTACCCGAACGACCCCATCGTGCTGGTCGCCACCTGGTCCGCGCATCGCGCAGCGGCTTATGACGCCAACCGCTTCATCATGGAAGATCTCAAATCGAAGGCGCCGTTCTGGAAGAAAGAGACGTTGCGCGACGGCAGCCGCTGGGTGGAGAAGAATACGCCGGGTTAG
- a CDS encoding methyltransferase domain-containing protein translates to MLNLGNRYNRLRYNLSARGRRERRLAAEVMARQLPPDQVRAVQERHSGVISKGEHHRKWLDVESHMQRAAREAMALGLDESEPLNILDIGCGAGYFLAVARHLGHNTTGLDMSDNEVFNDFIALMAIPRVIHCITPFTPLPDFDRRFNLITGFEVRFNWKIKRKSRLDRWAYDEWSYFLDDCRSKLAPGGRMRLELNAGKDASYRFLPEDIATRLRGVAGATIPADKSTITVAA, encoded by the coding sequence ATGCTGAATTTGGGCAATCGATACAACCGGCTCCGTTATAATCTGTCCGCGCGCGGGCGCCGCGAACGCAGGCTTGCCGCAGAGGTCATGGCGCGGCAGTTGCCACCAGACCAGGTCCGCGCGGTGCAGGAAAGACATAGCGGCGTCATCTCCAAGGGCGAGCACCACAGAAAATGGCTGGATGTCGAGTCTCACATGCAAAGGGCTGCGCGCGAAGCCATGGCGCTCGGCCTCGACGAGTCCGAGCCACTAAACATTCTGGATATCGGTTGCGGCGCCGGCTATTTTCTCGCTGTGGCCAGGCATCTGGGCCATAACACAACCGGGCTCGATATGTCTGATAACGAGGTATTTAATGACTTCATTGCGTTGATGGCCATACCGCGAGTGATCCACTGTATTACCCCCTTCACGCCGTTGCCCGATTTCGACCGCCGGTTTAACCTAATAACGGGGTTTGAAGTTCGGTTTAACTGGAAAATCAAGCGAAAAAGCAGGCTAGATAGATGGGCTTATGATGAATGGTCCTACTTCCTCGATGATTGCAGGTCCAAGCTGGCGCCGGGAGGCCGGATGAGGTTGGAGCTCAATGCGGGGAAGGATGCAAGCTACAGGTTCTTGCCGGAGGATATCGCCACGCGGCTGCGGGGCGTGGCGGGGGCCACGATTCCAGCGGACAAGAGCACCATTACTGTGGCGGCTTAA
- a CDS encoding YihY family inner membrane protein, with product MIDIHKLTISYQRLVWGTDTDDLPWWRALAVKAVRLVHVLVRDMVDGQLTLRAMSLVFTTLLSIVPLLAVSFSVLKAFGMHNELEPVLQNFLAPLGSQGADISRQIIDFVDNIKVGVLGAVGIAFLFYTTITLIQKVEEAFNYIWHIERSRTLAQQFSSYLSVIMVVPVLVIAALGVTASLTSSTIVQAIVAVEPLGSLYEFASWLVPYLLIIAAFVFIYIFIPNTRVRPVAAITGGVVAGVLWQTTGWVFAQFIANSASYAAIYSGFAILVVLMIWIYWNWLILLVGASIVFYQQHAEYLVAGRKQSRPSNRVQEELALMVMALIGQRWYQQRPGWNADELVEHLHIPFPAIQETLNVLEEGGLLSQTTDTPALWLPALPLETTPIKQVLDVVRDASDGGDLAPRRAPDLRATRDIVAEVEHAVTETLHGRTLKDLVAASEKSATRLNAVAPESAESAN from the coding sequence ATGATCGACATCCATAAATTGACGATTAGCTACCAGCGGCTGGTGTGGGGTACCGACACGGACGATTTGCCGTGGTGGCGAGCGCTTGCCGTGAAGGCCGTGCGGCTGGTACACGTGCTGGTGCGCGATATGGTCGACGGCCAGCTGACCCTGCGCGCGATGAGTCTGGTGTTCACGACCTTGCTGTCCATCGTGCCGCTGCTGGCGGTCAGCTTTTCGGTGCTCAAGGCCTTCGGCATGCATAACGAGCTGGAGCCGGTGCTGCAGAATTTTCTCGCGCCGCTGGGTTCGCAGGGTGCGGACATCAGCAGACAGATTATCGATTTTGTTGACAACATAAAGGTGGGCGTGCTGGGCGCGGTGGGCATCGCGTTCCTGTTTTACACGACCATCACGCTAATCCAGAAGGTCGAGGAAGCGTTCAATTACATCTGGCACATCGAGCGCTCGCGCACCCTGGCGCAGCAGTTCAGCAGTTACTTGAGCGTCATCATGGTAGTGCCGGTGTTGGTCATCGCGGCACTGGGCGTGACCGCCTCGCTGACCAGCAGCACCATCGTGCAGGCAATCGTGGCCGTCGAGCCGTTGGGCAGCCTGTATGAGTTCGCCAGCTGGCTGGTGCCTTATCTGTTGATCATCGCGGCGTTCGTATTCATCTATATTTTCATCCCCAACACGCGGGTGCGGCCGGTCGCGGCCATCACCGGCGGCGTGGTGGCGGGCGTGTTGTGGCAGACCACAGGCTGGGTGTTCGCGCAGTTCATCGCCAACTCCGCGAGTTACGCCGCGATCTATTCCGGTTTCGCGATCCTCGTGGTGCTGATGATCTGGATTTACTGGAACTGGCTGATCCTGCTGGTCGGCGCCAGCATCGTGTTTTATCAGCAACACGCGGAATATCTGGTGGCGGGGCGCAAGCAAAGTCGGCCCAGCAACCGCGTGCAGGAGGAACTGGCGCTGATGGTAATGGCGCTCATCGGCCAGCGCTGGTATCAGCAGCGGCCCGGCTGGAACGCGGACGAACTCGTGGAGCACCTGCATATTCCGTTTCCCGCGATACAGGAGACGCTGAACGTGCTGGAGGAGGGCGGCTTGTTGTCCCAGACCACGGATACGCCAGCGCTGTGGCTGCCTGCGTTACCACTGGAAACAACACCGATCAAGCAGGTGCTGGATGTGGTGCGAGACGCCAGCGACGGTGGTGACCTGGCGCCCCGGCGCGCGCCCGATCTGCGCGCCACGCGTGACATCGTGGCGGAAGTCGAACACGCGGTCACCGAAACATTGCATGGGCGCACGCTCAAGGATCTCGTCGCGGCCAGCGAAAAATCGGCCACGCGCCTGAACGCGGTCGCGCCCGAATCCGCGGAATCCGCAAACTGA